The sequence below is a genomic window from Plodia interpunctella isolate USDA-ARS_2022_Savannah chromosome 5, ilPloInte3.2, whole genome shotgun sequence.
CTCTGAGCGAACAACTTACGCGATTTTGGGAAATAGAAGAAATGCCTCAGTCAGGTAGTCCTCTGACTAACGACGAGCGTTTGTGTGAggatttgtttgttaaaactACTATTCGAATGGCTGACGGTAGATTCTCGGTACGTATCCCGCTTAAAGAATCAGCTGACTCGTTAGGCGATTCTTATACGTTagcaaaaaatagatttttttcattagaaCGTAAATTAGAACGTTCTCCTGATTATAAACGTATGTATGTCGAATTTATGCGTGAATATGAAGCTTTGGGACATATGGAACGCATAGATATGCCCAAAAgccctaattattttttaccacacCACGGTGTTTATAGGGAAGGTGCTGTGACTACTAAATTACGCGTTGTTTTTAATGCTAGTGCTGTCACTACTTCGAATAAATCGTTAAACGATATACAGTTACCAGGTCCAGCACTTCAAAATGATATATTCggtattttattaagatttcgTCAGTACAAGTATGTTGCCTGTGCCgatgtttgtaaaatgtttaggCAAGTCATGGTTCAATCAGATCAAAGGTCGTTGCAACTTATAGTTTGGCGTGAAAACCCAACTGATCCTTTACAGGTCTACCAATTAACTTGCGTGACTTATGGTACTGCGTCAGCCCCGTACCTTAGTATGCGTTGTATTCGTCAGCTAGCCTCAGAGTGTGAAGATAAATTTGTTGCTCGCGTTATTAATGATGATTTTTTCGTTGACGATCTAATAACGGGACACGATAATTACAAAACCTTGCTAGACATTTGTGAGAAAACACGCCAAGTCCTGCAGTCTGGATGCTTCCCACTCCGCAAGTGGACATTCAACTCTGACGTCACACGATGTGCTTCGATAAAGAATTTCGAAGGCGAGCATactcaaaacaaaacattaggCGTAGGTTGGAACAGCGATAGTGATGAGTTACACTTCACTacgaaaattgattttaattcagataattcaaaattgaataaacgTCAAATGTTGTCCATCATAGCTCAAATTTATGACCCCTTAGGATTATTATCAGCATCTATaataattgcaaaaatattattgcaaaaGTTATGGGCTAATAAACTAAGTTGGGATGATGAAGTTCCTCAGGACATTGCCGAATCatggaattattttatcgGTACATTAAAGTGCTTAAGCGAATTAAAAATTCCACGTTGCGTTTTAAATACGGATAGGCAATATACTGAGCTCCATATTTTCTGTGATGCTTCTTCGAATGCATATGGTGCATGTGCCTATATACGTACCTATAGCGATGGCTCGTCAAATCCCACAGTAAGACTTCTTTGTGCCAAAACAAAGGTCGCACCTTTAAAGTCACTTACTATCCCAAGACTTGAGCTGTGTGGTGCTTATGTAGGTGCTAAATTGTATAAACATATTGTAGATTCGTTGAGATTGTCCTTCACTAAAACTTACTTCTGGACTGACTCGACTATCGTACTAGGATGGTTACAAATGTCtccacatttattaaaaacatttgttcaAACTCGTgtagcaaaaattaaaaacataacagaGGAGTCTGAGTGGCTACATGTACCTAGTAAAGACAATCCAGCAGATTTATTGTCCAGAggcgtttatttaaatttattaattgataataatttgtgGTGGAACGGACCGTATTTTTTACAGTCTCGTGAATTCAGTTTAGATTTTATACGTGATAATAATGAGTCGGTAGAATTAAATGATTTGCCTGAGTTAAAGCCTCCTACTAAAGTTAGCTTTGTTTGCATTCCAGTCGAGAAcgatttatttgaattcaaaaGATATTCGtcatatattaaacttttacgCATAGGTGCATTTGTTTTGAGATTTATAGATAACATTCGCAGCCGACATCAGAGCGTCTCAAAACAACAAACCGGTTTTCTAACCACGGACGAGCTGCGTGCATCACAGGCATTGCTAGTAAAGTGTGCACAACGCGAATCGTTCCCGGACGTTTATgacaatttattgaataatacgactgtaaaaacaaataaatcgcAATGGAATCGTTTATCAGgtcttaatttgtttttagatgATCGTAAAGTAATTAGATTCGGTGGTAGGCTGTCAAATTCGTCTGATTTCAACTACGATAAGAAACATCCAGTGttgttatgtaataaacattattttacgtTACTGTTGGTTGGATACGAGCATAGACGTTTACTTCATGCCGGTCCACAGCTGCTATTGTCTTCACTGCGCGAGTGTTGGTGGCCACTGAGTGCTAGGAACTTAGTAAAGAAAATAGTTCGTGAGTGTGTTACGTGTGCGCGAATAAAAGGCAAAATGTTATCTCCTATAATGGGAAATTTGCCATCTGAGCGATTGGATGGTGGATTTCCATTTATTACAACCAGCTGTGATTATTGTGGGCCACTGTTCATACTGAACCGGAAGGGCAGAGGAGCCCAGTTAACTAAAGCGtacgtttgtttatttatttgttttcttactAGAGCTATATACTTGGAACTTGTTACCAGTCTCACTACTGACGATTATATTTTAGCTCTAAAGCGTTTTATTAGTAGAAGGGGTAAACCTGATACTATTTACTCTGATAATGGGAGAAATTTTGTAGGTGCAGAGAAAGAATTCCCTAAAATTTTGAGTGAAAATtcggataaaattataaattattctacaagtaatggaataaattttaagtacattGCTCCGTTTAGTCCCCACCAAGGCGGGCTGTGGGAAAGTGGGGTAAGGTTATTTAAGTATCATTTTAGACGCATTGTAGGCAACGCGAAACTAACTTATGAGGAGTTTAGCACAGTTTTGACAGAAATCAAGGCTGTCCTCAACTCCCGTCCTATGTCTCCTCTTTCCTCAGACCCTTATGACTTCAACCCGCTAACGCCTGGTCATTTCCTTATTGGCCGGCCGTTGACTGCTCCTGCTAGCACCGACGACGTAGCAGCTGCGACATCTACGACTCCGGCGCTCAACCGATATCGACGCATCGAGCAAATTCGTTTACATTTCTGGCAACGATGGTCGAAAGAGTACATAGCTGAGCTCCAGACGCGGACTAAATGGAAGACGAATAAAAACGATATTGCCATGGACAGCATGGTCCTTATAAAGGATGATAACCAGCCGCCTCTGAAGTGGAAATTGGGACGGATCGTGAAGACTTATCCTGGTGCGGACGGAGTTTCTCGTGTTGCTGACATACGGACGGCTACAGGAATAATAAGAAGATCGTTCTCCAAGATCTGCCCGTTGCCGCTGCAGCCCGAGAGTTGAATAAATCCAGAAGACGTCATACTTTGGAAGTCGGAGTCTTCCAAGGCCGGGGGCATGTTTATGATACCACTATCGCCATCTATGAGTGAGAAGTCGGCAACTTTTTCATCGATCATCAGTTGTACGCGCCCCACCACTGGTAGATCTCTCTAGAAAAACTGTCTCGTCCACGCGCGCTTGAGATAgcacaaattta
It includes:
- the LOC128669702 gene encoding uncharacterized protein LOC128669702, translating into MEVKGARNRGRPKKKWLECVKDSMNRKGVSMDMANGRTKWKELHIDPTQEIIEEHPEYCTKLILRPDDEEDSSINRALANAECLIESDETGDSSSDFRSSSNTSKPRAHVKLPEIKLPTFDGQYDQWLEYRNSYITMIHKRLNLFLDDRKVIRFGGRLSNSSDFNYDKKHPVLLCNKHYFTLLLVGYEHRRLLHAGPQLLLSSLRECWWPLSARNLVKKIVHPYDFNPLTPGHFLIGRPLTAPASTDDVAAATSTTPALNRYRRIEQIRLHFWQRWSKEYIAELQTRTKWKTNKNDIAMDSMVLIKDDNQPPLKWKLGRIVKTYPGADGVSRVADIRTATGIIRRSFSKICPLPLQPES